AAATCTCGGCGCCGAGCAGCTCGAGCACCAGTTCGGGCTCGAACCAGACGTCGGGCTCCAGATTCCACTCCAGCCCGGCGGGCGGCCCGGCGCGCTGGAGCGGGGCGAGCCGCTCTTTGAGCGCGGCCAGGTCCTCGTCGCTGAAGCCGGAGCCGAGCTTGCAGACCGTCTCGAAGCCGGTCGGCGTGCGCGTCGCCATCAGCAGCGCGCCCCAGAAGCCGCCGCGCCGGCCGCGGCCGTGGAAGCCGCCGACGACCACCGCGTCGATGGTGTCGGCCAGGTCGCTGCGGTAATCCGGCTTGTACTTTATCCACTGCCAGCCGCGCGCGCCGGCGCGGTAGCTACCGTCGAGCGCCTTGGCCATCAGCCCCTCGCAGCCGCCGTCGAGCGCGTCCAGCAGGAACTGCTCCGCCTCGGCCTCGTCGGCAGTGCGCAGCAGCGTCGTGCAGGCGACGCGGTCGGACGGCGCGAACAGCCCTTCGAGTTGTTCACGCCGCTCCGTAAAGGGCGTGTCGAGCGTCTCCTGCCCGTCGGCGTAGAGCACATCGAAAAGGCGCACGCCGGCCGGGATTTCCTCCAGCTTCTCCGCCAGCCCATGCTTGCGGCCGCGCCGGCGCGCGATGACCTGAAACGGCAGCAGGCCCCCCCCTTCGTCGATGGCGAGCGTTTCGCCCTCGACGATGACGCCGGCCGGCAGCGCCTGCTCCAGCGCTTCGGCCACGTCGGGGAACTGTGGCGTCAAATCTTCCAGACTGCGCGAGAAGAGCCGCGTGCCGCCGGGAAGCAGGTGCGCCTGCACGCGCAGGCCGTCATACTTCCACTCGAAACAGGACTCGCCCGCGTGCTTCTCCAGAACGGCCTCGGCCGACGAGAGCCGCTCGCCCAGCATCGGCCGCAGCGGGATTCCCGGCTCGACCCGTACCGCGTCCAGCGAGCCGAAATCAGCCGCGGCGCGTTGCGCCAGCCAGCCGATATCGGGGTGGCGATTGTAGGCCGCCTCGACCATCCCGCGTTCCTCGCGGCTGCCGAAC
This region of Candidatus Poseidoniia archaeon genomic DNA includes:
- a CDS encoding ATP-dependent DNA ligase; its protein translation is MEYGRLTAAYADMEQTRSRLELATLLADLFSDTPPEELAAVAHLCLGQLGPAYDSREVGLSDKSVLRTLALASGIPLEELQESYAAAGDIGLVAEEALAAKSQQSLFEAPLTVGRVWERLHALSHETGTGSQERKFRALAELLHDGTPQDARYICRTAVGKLRLGFSQMLLVDGLAEAFGSREERGMVEAAYNRHPDIGWLAQRAAADFGSLDAVRVEPGIPLRPMLGERLSSAEAVLEKHAGESCFEWKYDGLRVQAHLLPGGTRLFSRSLEDLTPQFPDVAEALEQALPAGVIVEGETLAIDEGGGLLPFQVIARRRGRKHGLAEKLEEIPAGVRLFDVLYADGQETLDTPFTERREQLEGLFAPSDRVACTTLLRTADEAEAEQFLLDALDGGCEGLMAKALDGSYRAGARGWQWIKYKPDYRSDLADTIDAVVVGGFHGRGRRGGFWGALLMATRTPTGFETVCKLGSGFSDEDLAALKERLAPLQRAGPPAGLEWNLEPDVWFEPELVLELLGAEISRSPIHTCGGGYAVRFPRYKRQRDDKTPETTTASDEVVGLFKQ